A genomic window from Candidatus Thiopontia autotrophica includes:
- a CDS encoding outer membrane lipid asymmetry maintenance protein MlaD → MGLFAGLGIVALLVLAFYVGNLSSYNSDSGYRLEARFDEIGGLKVRAPVTMAGVQVGRVTDVYLDNLEYRAIVEMRIDPEKLSLQRVTESGEQILDKDGVPILVLCGDEPPEDSEAVLFPECATVLYEDAAASILTAGMLGEQYVGIEPGGGGATFLLPGDEIRMTQSSIALEQVIGQFLFNQVDKE, encoded by the coding sequence GTGGGACTCTTTGCAGGGTTGGGAATAGTTGCCCTGCTTGTGTTGGCCTTCTATGTTGGAAATTTGAGTAGCTACAATAGTGACTCTGGATATCGACTGGAAGCCCGTTTCGATGAGATTGGTGGCCTCAAGGTGCGTGCACCAGTGACCATGGCAGGTGTTCAGGTTGGCAGGGTTACCGATGTTTATCTCGATAATCTGGAGTACCGGGCAATTGTAGAGATGAGGATTGATCCGGAAAAGCTCTCTCTACAGAGAGTGACTGAGTCTGGAGAACAGATACTGGATAAAGATGGAGTGCCAATACTGGTCTTGTGCGGAGATGAGCCACCTGAAGATAGCGAGGCAGTACTGTTTCCTGAGTGTGCTACGGTGTTGTATGAGGATGCGGCAGCATCAATTCTGACAGCAGGCATGTTGGGTGAGCAGTATGTTGGTATAGAGCCTGGTGGTGGGGGCGCAACATTCCTTCTTCCCGGCGATGAGATCAGGATGACGCAATCATCAATTGCTCTGGAACAGGTGATAGGACAATTCCTCTTTAATCAGGTGGACAAGGAGTGA